In Lacerta agilis isolate rLacAgi1 chromosome 8, rLacAgi1.pri, whole genome shotgun sequence, one genomic interval encodes:
- the CCDC102A gene encoding coiled-coil domain-containing protein 102A — protein MSQNTSSHLADSPQLSKSSLLNILGSPQPERMSLPDSLPATPKSGTPSPGPPPQLPLLSAGCLDGDWESREELRLRELEEARARAAQMEKTMRWWSDCTANWREKWSKVRAERNKAREEVRQLRQKLETLTKELTGLRRERQEVLNENEQLGKEVARMKGEGKGEKEKELDNRVVSEKESEASPEHEPVRDVGSERLPKNKSLQEFELMENLLKSKQEGQECWDQRSTVSVRSSFARQERSRLLWEDVSVIEEDATKITALKLRLDESQKVLLKEREDKLSLSKNIEKLEGELSQWKVKYEELNKNKQEVLKQLNILKEIHQDELGRISEDLEDELGARSSMDKKLAELRSEMERLQAENAAEWGKRERLETEKLNLERENKKLRAQIEDVEEVLARKRRQTVSALDTDFKTIQAELFEKNKELADLKHVHGKLKKQCQEKMAELAHANRRVEQHEGEVKKLRLRVEELKKELAQAEDELDEAHNQARKLQRSLDEQTEQSENLQVQLEHLQSRLRRQQNIPLFGKIRGSRFGPDNPGDGNSDLDEDEDLQIQVP, from the exons ATGAGCCAGAACACCAGTTCCCACTTGGCCGATTCACCCCAGCTCTCCAAGAGCAGCCTGCTCAATATCCTGGGCAGCCCTCAGCCCGAAAGGATGAGCCTCCCCGATTCCCTGCCCGCCACCCCAAAGAGTGGCACCCCTTCGCCCGGCCCCCCACCACAGCTCCCCTTGCTGAGCGCCGGCTGCCTGGACGGTGACTGGGAGAGCCGGGAGGAGCTGCGCTTGCGGGAGCTGGAGGAGGCACGGGCCAGAGCCGCCCAAATGGAGAAGACGATGCGTTGGTGGTCAGACTGCACCGCCAACTGGCGGGAGAAGTGGAGCAAGGTGCGTGCCGAGCGCAACAAGGCCCGAGAGGAAGTGCGCCAGCTGCGCCAGAAACTGGAGACCCTGACCAAGGAGCTGACCGGCCTGAGGAGGGAGAGGCAGGAGGTGCTGAATGAGAACGAGCAGCTGGGCAAAGAGGTGGCTCGGATGAAGGGAGAGGGcaaaggggagaaggagaaggagctcGACAACCGAGTCGTGTCCGAGAAGGAGAGCGAGGCCTCCCCGGAGCATGAGCCTGTGCGGGATGTGGGCTCTGAGAGGCTGccaaaaaacaag TCGCTGCAGGAGTTTGAGCTGATGGAGAACCTCCTGAAGAGCAAGCAAGAAGGGCAGGAGTGCTGGGACCAGCGGAGCACGGTCAGTGTCCGCTCATCTTTCGCCCGGCAGGAGAGGAGCCGGCTGCTCTGGGAGGACGTCTCCGTCATCGAGGAGGATGCCACCAAGATCACggccctgaagctgaggctggaCGAATCCCAGAAAGTGCTGCTCAAGGAGCGGGA GGACAAGCTGTCCCTCAGCAAGAACATCGAGAAGCTGGAAGGGGAGCTGAGCCAGTGGAAGGTCAAGTATGAGGAGCTGAACAAGAACAAGCAGGAGGTGTTGAAGCAG CTGAACATTCTCAAGGAGATCCACCAAGACGAGTTGGGGCGCATCTCTGAGGATCTGGAAGATGAACTGGGGGCTCGATCAAGTATGGACAAGAAATTAGCTGAGTTGCGGTCAGAG ATGGAGCGACTCCAAGCCGAGAACGCGGCGGAATGGGGCAAGCGCGAGCGCCTGGAGACAGAGAAGCTTAACCTAGAGCGAGAGAACAAGAAGCTGCGGGCGCAGATTGAGGATGTGGAGGAGGTTCTGGCCCGGAAGAGGAGGCAGACGGTCAGCGCCCTCGACACCGATTTCAAGACCATCCAAGCAGAGCTGTTTGAGAAGAACAAG GAACTGGCCGACCTGAAGCATGTCCATGGTAAGCTGAAGAAGCAGTGCCAGGAGAAGATGGCCGAGCTGGCCCACGCAAACCGCCGGGTGGAGCAGCACGAGGGCGAGGTGAAGAAGCTGCGCCTGCGAGTCGAGGAGCTCAAGAAGGAGCTGGCCCAAGCAGAGGACGAG CTTGACGAGGCCCACAACCAGGCACGGAAATTGCAGAGGTCGCTCGATGAGCAAACAGAGCAAAGTGAGAACCTCCAAGTTCAGCTGGAGCACCTGCAGTCCAG